In Tursiops truncatus isolate mTurTru1 chromosome X, mTurTru1.mat.Y, whole genome shotgun sequence, the following proteins share a genomic window:
- the GSPT2 gene encoding eukaryotic peptide chain release factor GTP-binding subunit ERF3B, translated as MDPGSSSSSDSAPDCWDQVDMEAPGLAPSGDGAASAAAAAAAEAQREPLISAFSRQLNVNAKPFVPNVHAAEFVPSFLRGPCQPQIPPADAPGIDETCPGAGDPQGKRLGRGAPVEHSKEEQLVWREGSNSAVTMELSEPVVENGEVEMVLEESWEHNKEVSEAEPGGSSLGDSGPPEESGQELIEKEEIRKSKSVVIPSGAPKKEHVNVVFIGHVDAGKSTIGGQIMFLTGMVDKRTLEKYEREAKEKNRETWYLSWALDTNQEERDKGKTVEVGRAYFETEKKHFTILDAPGHKSFVPNMIGGASQADLAVLVISARKGEFETGFEKGGQTREHAMLAKTAGVKYLIVLINKMDDPTVNWSSERYEECKEKLVPFLKKVGFSPKKDIHFMPCSGLTGANIKEQSDFCPWYTGLPFIPYLDNMPNFNRSIDGPIRLPIVDKYKDMGTVVLGKLESGSIFKGQQLVMMPNKHNVEVLGILSDDAETDYVAPGENLKIRLKGIEEEEILPGFILCDPNNLCHSGRTFDVQIVIIEHKSIICPGYNAVLHIHTCIEEVEITALISLVDKKSGEKSKTRPRFVKQDQVCIARLRTAGTICLETFKDFPQMGRFTLRDEGKTIAIGKVLKLVPEKD; from the coding sequence ATGGATccgggcagcagcagcagcagcgactCGGCTCCCGACTGCTGGGACCAGGTggacatggaagcaccgggtttgGCCCCGAGCGGGGACGGAGCCGCCTCGGCGGCTGCTGCGGCGGCGGCCGAGGCCCAGCGTGAGCCCCTCATCTCGGCCTTCAGCCGACAGCTCAACGTCAACGCCAAACCCTTCGTGCCTAACGTCCACGCCGCGGAGTTCGTGCCGTCCTTCCTGCGGGGCCCGTGCCAGCCGCAGATCCCCCCGGCCGACGCCCCCGGCATCGATGAAACCTGCCCCGGCGCGGGCGACCCTCAAGGTAAAAGGCTGGGACGGGGGGCACCTGTGGAACATTCCAAAGAGGAACAGTTAGTGTGGCGTGAAGGTTCCAATTCAGCCGTTACCATGGAACTTTCGGAACCTGTTGTAGAAAATGGAGAGGTGGAGATGGTCTTAGAAGAATCATGGGAGCACAATAAAGAAGTAAGTGAAGCTGAGCCAGGGGGTAGTTCCTTGGGAGATTCGGGGCCCCCAGAAGAAAGTGGCCAGGAATTGATTgagaaagaggaaatcagaaaatcgAAATCTGTGGTCATACCCTCAGGTGCTCCTAAAAAAGAACACGTAAATGTGGTATTCATTGGGCATGTAGATGCCGGAAAGTCAACCATTGGAGGACAGATAATGTTTTTGACAGGAATGGTTGACAAAAGGACACTTGAGAAATATGAAAgagaagctaaagaaaaaaacagagaaacttGGTATTTGTCATGGGCCTTAGATACAAATCAGGAAGAACGAGACAAGGGTAAAACAGTAGAAGTGGGTCGTGCCtattttgaaacagaaaagaaacatttcacaattttagATGCCCCTGGCCACAAGAGTTTTGTCCCAAATATGATTGGTGGTGCTTCTCAAGCTGATTTGGCTGTACTGGTAATCTCTGCCAGGAAAGGAGAGTTTGAGACTGGATTTGAAAAAGGTGGACAGACAAGAGAACATGCAATGTTGGCAAAAACAGCAGGGGTGAAATATTTAATAGTGCTTATTAATAAGATGGATGATCCCACAGTAAATTGGAGCAGCGAGAGATATGAAGAATGTAAAGAAAAGCTAGTGCCCTTTTTGAAGAAAGTCGGCTTCAGTCCCAAAAAGGACATTCACTTTATGCCCTGCTCAGGGCTTACTGGGGCAAATATTAAAGAGCAATCAGATTTCTGCCCTTGGTACACTGGATTACCATTCATTCCGTATTTGGATAATATGCCAAACTTCAACAGATCCATTGATGGACCAATTAGACTGCCAATTGTGGATAAGTACAAGGATATGGGCACTGTGGTCCTGGGAAAGCTGGAATCAGGATCCATTTTTAAAGGCCAGCAGCTTGTGATGATGCCAAACAAGCACAATGTGGAAGTTCTTGGAATACTTTCTGATGATGCTGAAACTGATTATGTAGCCCCAGGTGAAAACCTTAAAATCAGACTGAAGGGAATTGAAGAAGAAGAGATTCTTCCAGGATTCATACTCTGTGATCCTAATAATCTTTGCCATTCTGGACGCACATTTGATGTTCAGATAGTGATTATTGAGCACAAGTCCATCATTTGCCCAGGTTATAATGCGGTGCTGCACATTCATACTTGTATTGAGGAAGTTGAGATAACAGCCTTAATCTCCTTGGTAGATaaaaaatcaggagaaaagaGTAAGACACGGCCCCGCTTCGTGAAACAAGATCAAGTGTGTATTGCCCGTTTAAGGACAGCAGGAACTATCTGCCTTGAGACATTCAAAGATTTTCCTCAAATGGGTCGTTTTACTTTAAGAGATGAGGGTAAGACCATTGCGATTGGAAAAGTTCTGAAACTGGTTCCAGAGAAGGACTAA